In a genomic window of Myxococcales bacterium:
- a CDS encoding NAD-dependent epimerase/dehydratase family protein → MAEKTSKKKQAAKTPLKPAKKTAGQTKAVAARGKEKTGTAPKKPATGAKKSAQSKPTAKPPIKTLFFTGFPGFLGRNQVKQILTTEQNIRFRLLVQEQFLENARTTAAAIQAELQLPAADLFEFLVGDLTVDQFGLEDAVYRRLLAEVDEVWHLGAAYDLAIAEKIAWNVNVEGTRRVLDLCQEMKRLQKLVYFSTCYVSGLRTGLVLEDELDYGQGFKNHYESTKFEAESLVRQRREQIPTVIIRPSIVIGDSRTGEADKYDGPYFLLSTLADAEAQNLLAPFKKMRLPSLGKGDAYFHLVPVDYLVQAVVHIAGRPEAIGRTFQICDPDPLLVREFIDLTYQHFGLGKTLGHLPMGMIKVALKMPKLGPLLAVPEEVLTYLEHHAIFDCRHTRELLKDSGIQCPPLADYLGVLIDYLRGHLDKKGKFAKY, encoded by the coding sequence ATGGCCGAAAAAACCAGCAAGAAAAAACAGGCCGCGAAAACTCCGCTCAAACCGGCGAAAAAAACCGCGGGGCAGACCAAAGCCGTTGCCGCGCGCGGAAAAGAAAAAACCGGCACGGCACCGAAAAAACCGGCGACCGGCGCCAAGAAGTCCGCGCAGTCGAAGCCCACTGCCAAGCCGCCGATTAAAACGCTGTTTTTCACCGGGTTCCCCGGTTTCCTGGGCCGCAATCAGGTAAAGCAAATCCTTACCACCGAGCAGAACATCCGATTTCGCCTGTTGGTGCAAGAGCAATTTCTCGAAAACGCCCGGACGACGGCGGCGGCCATTCAAGCCGAGTTGCAATTGCCGGCTGCGGATTTGTTCGAGTTCCTGGTCGGCGACCTGACCGTCGATCAGTTCGGTCTGGAAGACGCGGTTTATCGGCGATTGCTGGCGGAAGTCGACGAGGTCTGGCATCTGGGCGCGGCCTACGATCTGGCGATCGCCGAAAAAATCGCCTGGAACGTCAACGTGGAAGGCACGCGCCGCGTGTTGGATTTGTGCCAGGAAATGAAGCGGCTGCAAAAGCTGGTCTATTTTTCCACCTGCTACGTGTCGGGCCTGCGGACCGGCCTGGTGCTCGAGGACGAACTCGATTACGGCCAGGGTTTTAAAAACCATTACGAATCGACCAAATTCGAGGCCGAATCGCTGGTCCGGCAACGGCGGGAACAAATCCCGACGGTGATCATCCGGCCGTCCATCGTCATCGGCGACAGCCGCACCGGCGAGGCGGACAAATACGACGGCCCGTATTTCCTGTTGTCCACCCTGGCGGATGCCGAGGCGCAAAACCTGCTCGCGCCCTTCAAGAAAATGCGCCTGCCGAGCCTGGGCAAAGGCGACGCGTATTTTCATCTGGTGCCGGTCGATTACCTCGTCCAAGCCGTGGTGCACATCGCCGGCCGGCCCGAAGCGATCGGCCGGACCTTTCAGATCTGCGACCCGGACCCGCTGCTGGTACGCGAATTCATCGACCTGACCTATCAACATTTCGGCCTCGGCAAAACCCTCGGCCATTTGCCCATGGGGATGATCAAGGTCGCGCTGAAGATGCCGAAACTGGGCCCGCTGCTGGCTGTGCCCGAGGAAGTGCTGACCTATCTCGAACACCACGCGATCTTCGACTGCCGCCACACCCGCGAATTGTTGAAGGATTCCGGCATCCAGTGCCCGCCGCTGGCCGATTACCTCGGCGTGCTGATCGACTATCTGCGCGGGCATCTCGACAAAAAAGGAAAATTCGCTAAATATTAG
- a CDS encoding TIGR00266 family protein, giving the protein MKYEIKHGPSFSSLFLEMDPSDKVRTEAGAMVGMSGNLAIETKVYGGFLKALFRKLFGGESVFQNTYSPQGGPGKLILSPTLPGQIVHYPLQNSALILQGSSFLACSPEIDMKTKYGGLKSMVSGEGLFLLELKGTGNLWFNAYGNIVPIDVDGEYIVDTGHIVAFEPTLNFKVSRIGGLKSTLLSGEGFVARFNGKGKLYIQSRTVSSLLGWLTPLLPRH; this is encoded by the coding sequence TTGAAGTACGAGATCAAACACGGACCGTCCTTTTCCAGTTTGTTTCTGGAAATGGACCCGAGCGACAAGGTTCGCACCGAGGCGGGAGCCATGGTCGGCATGTCGGGCAATCTGGCGATCGAAACCAAGGTTTACGGAGGATTTCTCAAGGCGTTGTTCCGCAAATTGTTCGGCGGCGAAAGTGTTTTTCAAAACACCTATTCGCCCCAGGGCGGGCCGGGAAAATTGATTTTATCGCCGACGCTGCCGGGGCAAATCGTTCATTATCCGTTGCAAAACAGCGCCCTGATTTTACAGGGCTCTTCTTTCCTGGCTTGTTCGCCCGAGATCGACATGAAAACCAAGTACGGCGGCCTGAAATCCATGGTCAGCGGCGAGGGCTTGTTCCTGCTCGAACTCAAGGGCACGGGCAATCTGTGGTTCAACGCCTACGGCAACATCGTGCCGATCGACGTGGACGGGGAGTACATTGTCGACACCGGGCACATCGTGGCCTTCGAACCGACGTTGAACTTCAAGGTCAGCCGCATCGGCGGTCTCAAGTCGACCCTGTTGTCGGGCGAGGGTTTCGTGGCCCGCTTCAACGGCAAGGGCAAGCTGTACATCCAGAGCCGGACGGTTTCATCGCTGCTGGGCTGGCTGACGCCGCTTTTGCCGCGACACTAA
- a CDS encoding TIGR00266 family protein: MNIEILHRPSYAIADVHLNQGESVIAEGGAMVSMTDNITVTTSTFSRGGGAGALLKGLKRLLTGESFFLNKFTAAQAGHVSLAPVLVGDVEHISMDGTKNLIVQSSSYLAVSEGLEMDTQFGGMKGLFSGEAMFWIKFSGRGELIVNSFGGIFCIDVDGSFICDTGHIVAYEDTLQYKVKKVGGWKATLLSGEGLVCEFSGKGKLYMQTHNATGFGQFLGGKLPPREQ, translated from the coding sequence ATGAATATCGAAATCCTGCATCGGCCTTCCTACGCGATCGCCGATGTTCATTTGAATCAGGGCGAAAGCGTCATCGCCGAGGGCGGCGCGATGGTCAGCATGACCGACAACATCACCGTCACGACCAGCACCTTTTCGCGCGGCGGTGGCGCGGGCGCGCTGCTGAAAGGTTTGAAGCGCCTGCTGACGGGCGAAAGCTTCTTCCTCAACAAGTTCACCGCGGCGCAGGCGGGCCACGTCAGCCTGGCGCCGGTGCTGGTGGGCGATGTCGAACACATCTCGATGGACGGCACGAAAAACCTGATCGTGCAAAGCTCGAGCTATCTCGCCGTCAGCGAAGGCCTGGAAATGGACACGCAGTTCGGCGGCATGAAGGGCCTGTTTTCTGGCGAGGCGATGTTCTGGATCAAGTTCTCCGGCCGCGGCGAGCTGATCGTCAATTCGTTCGGCGGCATCTTCTGCATCGACGTGGACGGCAGCTTCATCTGCGACACCGGCCACATCGTCGCCTACGAGGATACGCTGCAATACAAAGTGAAAAAGGTCGGCGGCTGGAAGGCGACGCTGCTTTCCGGCGAAGGGTTGGTTTGCGAATTTTCCGGCAAGGGCAAACTGTACATGCAGACCCACAACGCCACCGGCTTCGGCCAATTCCTCGGCGGCAAGCTGCCGCCGCGGGAACAGTAG
- a CDS encoding TIGR00266 family protein, whose amino-acid sequence MKYELTGKPDFALAEVSLDDGEKLVAETGAMVAMSTNMQIETKAKGGLLGGLKRMVTGESFFTNTFFPKGGPGTIKLAPSAPGDIEAVELNGGTYFMQAGAYIAHVGDIEIDAKFGGVRTFFSGEGLFLLKLTGRGTVFFGSYGGLKKVTVNGAYIVDTTHIVAFPETITFNVQPVGGMKATFLSGEGLVCRYTGQGDIYIQTRSAPAFGHWVNPFRPVKQKSNN is encoded by the coding sequence ATGAAATACGAACTGACAGGCAAACCCGATTTTGCGTTGGCGGAAGTGAGTCTGGACGACGGCGAAAAGCTCGTGGCCGAAACCGGGGCGATGGTGGCGATGAGCACGAACATGCAAATCGAGACCAAGGCCAAGGGCGGCCTGCTCGGCGGCCTCAAACGCATGGTCACCGGCGAAAGCTTCTTCACCAACACCTTCTTCCCGAAGGGCGGTCCCGGCACGATCAAATTGGCGCCGTCCGCGCCGGGCGACATCGAAGCGGTCGAACTCAACGGCGGCACCTATTTCATGCAGGCCGGCGCGTACATCGCGCACGTCGGGGACATCGAAATCGACGCGAAGTTCGGCGGCGTGCGGACGTTCTTCAGCGGCGAGGGGCTCTTCCTGCTGAAACTTACGGGCCGCGGCACCGTGTTCTTCGGCTCGTACGGCGGTTTGAAAAAGGTGACCGTCAACGGCGCCTACATCGTGGACACGACGCACATCGTGGCCTTCCCGGAGACGATCACCTTCAACGTGCAGCCGGTCGGCGGCATGAAAGCCACCTTCCTCTCCGGCGAAGGATTGGTTTGCCGCTACACGGGGCAGGGCGATATTTACATTCAGACCCGCAGCGCCCCGGCCTTCGGGCACTGGGTCAATCCGTTCCGGCCGGTCAAACAGAAGAGCAATAATTAG
- a CDS encoding DUF1566 domain-containing protein, producing MRQMKWLWLALILAALLGLGVYAAACGDDDDNDNDDGGTEDDDSVDDDDNDNDDNDSADDDSADDDDDDDNDTPDICETIVVGHLEWAQCDNGADISQYDAITYAETLELDGKTDWRLPTRAELIPLYDEDTDDETDCYLTAHIHAPFNLSCVWVWTSEVSEAIPEIAWVVGFSQGTVVIDQRDTYEKHRALAVRDLPD from the coding sequence ATGCGGCAAATGAAATGGCTCTGGCTGGCGTTGATCCTGGCCGCCCTGTTGGGTTTGGGCGTCTACGCCGCCGCCTGCGGCGACGACGACGATAACGACAATGACGACGGCGGAACCGAAGACGACGACAGCGTCGATGACGATGACAACGACAACGACGACAACGACAGCGCCGATGACGACAGCGCCGACGACGATGACGACGACGACAACGACACCCCCGACATCTGCGAAACCATCGTGGTCGGACACCTCGAATGGGCGCAATGCGACAACGGCGCCGACATTTCGCAGTACGACGCGATCACCTATGCCGAAACCCTCGAGCTGGACGGCAAAACCGATTGGCGCCTGCCGACCCGGGCGGAATTGATCCCATTGTACGATGAAGACACCGACGACGAGACGGATTGCTACCTGACCGCGCACATCCACGCGCCGTTCAACCTGAGTTGCGTCTGGGTCTGGACCAGCGAGGTTTCCGAGGCGATTCCGGAAATCGCCTGGGTGGTCGGTTTCAGCCAGGGGACCGTGGTGATCGATCAACGCGACACGTACGAAAAGCACCGCGCTTTGGCGGTCCGCGATCTGCCCGATTAA
- a CDS encoding TetR/AcrR family transcriptional regulator has translation MTVRAPIDTPVQKAALTESSGKRRRNTAHLRDHTRQVILEAATQEFAERGYFDVSIRDIARRAGVAQGLAYHYFDSKESLFAAQVAYTTGIWIEEFLAWRESQEFASLPGFLVEYLMFMRHFIQESHPAYFRFYMKHIHIDNLPHLDFFFDRVSMIQPYFQREIDAARRRGELRADLDPPIIVFQVETLSSSLQEAFYSDFLGMGLGIFKGDPEEIRQNLHRLIACGLAGVLEKTTQ, from the coding sequence ATGACCGTGCGGGCGCCAATCGATACTCCGGTTCAAAAAGCGGCCTTAACCGAAAGCTCGGGAAAACGGCGCCGCAATACCGCGCATCTCCGCGATCACACGCGACAAGTTATTTTGGAAGCGGCAACCCAGGAATTCGCCGAACGGGGCTATTTCGACGTCTCCATTCGCGATATCGCCCGGCGGGCCGGGGTCGCGCAGGGACTGGCCTATCACTACTTCGACAGCAAGGAATCCTTATTCGCCGCCCAAGTAGCCTATACGACCGGCATCTGGATCGAGGAATTTCTGGCCTGGCGAGAATCGCAGGAGTTTGCCAGCCTCCCAGGCTTTCTGGTCGAGTACTTGATGTTCATGCGACACTTCATCCAGGAAAGCCATCCGGCCTATTTTCGCTTCTACATGAAGCACATTCACATCGACAATCTGCCGCATCTCGATTTCTTCTTCGACCGGGTGTCGATGATCCAGCCGTATTTTCAGCGCGAAATCGACGCCGCCCGGAGACGCGGCGAACTGCGCGCCGATCTCGATCCGCCAATCATCGTGTTTCAGGTGGAAACGCTTTCCAGCAGTCTGCAGGAAGCGTTTTATTCCGATTTTCTGGGCATGGGCCTGGGCATTTTCAAGGGAGATCCGGAGGAAATTCGACAAAATTTGCATCGGCTGATCGCTTGTGGGTTGGCCGGTGTGCTCGAAAAAACCACGCAATAA
- a CDS encoding creatininase family protein, which translates to MPLLELSKISYTQISALDRTKTVVMAVFSPLEVHGPHLPLGEDIFTAEALGRGAAERYLKSHPDWNFLLLPPYAVATDTVPKLGSVPFPPALVRDVAYHSLLPFTRLGFKRLGYSSFHGGPRHFMALEDAAAQLSNPKEDIAAISLFSAAIARLAEGKVFHDAVRDDPRIEITLANLKEDHHAGFVETSLAMHLWPECVDDGWQNLPPSVSRPVEEDSKLNDTYLYGYEEKAGLLEKSRRTLGVAQSIYRAMRHFQDNTYHGYPGKASAEAGRRLYNALVETSADLLTEFIEKGTAMDGHSPLWKLRPLLLNETIGKAFDSWVNPQKP; encoded by the coding sequence ATGCCGTTACTGGAATTGTCGAAAATCAGCTATACGCAAATCTCCGCGCTGGACCGCACCAAGACGGTGGTCATGGCCGTTTTCAGCCCGCTCGAAGTGCACGGACCGCACCTGCCGCTCGGCGAGGACATTTTCACCGCCGAAGCGCTGGGACGCGGCGCGGCGGAGCGTTACCTGAAAAGCCACCCCGACTGGAATTTCCTGCTGCTGCCGCCCTACGCGGTCGCCACCGACACGGTGCCCAAGCTCGGATCGGTGCCCTTCCCGCCGGCTCTGGTGCGCGACGTGGCTTACCATTCCCTGCTGCCCTTCACGCGACTGGGATTCAAACGGCTGGGCTATTCCAGTTTTCACGGCGGCCCGCGACATTTCATGGCTTTGGAAGACGCCGCCGCCCAGCTCTCGAACCCGAAGGAAGACATCGCGGCCATCAGCCTGTTTTCGGCGGCTATCGCGCGCCTGGCCGAGGGGAAGGTCTTTCACGACGCGGTGCGCGACGATCCGCGAATCGAGATCACGCTGGCCAATTTGAAGGAAGATCATCACGCCGGGTTCGTCGAGACATCCCTGGCGATGCATCTCTGGCCCGAATGCGTCGACGACGGCTGGCAAAATCTGCCGCCGTCGGTATCCCGGCCGGTCGAGGAAGACAGCAAACTGAACGACACGTATCTCTACGGTTACGAAGAAAAAGCCGGCTTACTCGAAAAATCGCGCCGCACCCTTGGCGTCGCCCAGTCCATCTACCGGGCCATGCGGCATTTTCAAGACAACACCTATCACGGTTATCCCGGCAAGGCTTCCGCCGAGGCCGGCCGCCGGCTCTATAACGCCTTGGTGGAAACCAGCGCGGATTTATTGACGGAATTCATCGAAAAAGGCACCGCAATGGACGGCCATTCGCCGCTTTGGAAGCTGCGGCCGCTGCTGCTCAACGAGACGATCGGCAAGGCTTTCGACTCTTGGGTCAATCCGCAAAAGCCTTAA
- a CDS encoding phosphate ABC transporter ATP-binding protein has product MPHISVRNLNISYGPQAGLKNVSIDIPDGQITAIIGPSGCGKTTFLKSLNRLIDLYDGIKVDGEVLIDGENIFDPKADVLELRKKVGYLSQRPFPLPMSIYDNITFGPRIHDMKRDAILDRLAELMKHHPMQDFDPEAALRQAKAKKKGEFDLLVEFYLRLAGLWVEVKDRLGTAASRLSIGQQQRLALARTLAVEPEVILADEPTSALDPISATLIEQQFQLLKRNYSIIVVTHILRQARRIADHVLFFYLGELIEEGPAQEFFANPKNPKTKGYISGEIV; this is encoded by the coding sequence ATGCCTCACATCAGCGTCCGCAATTTGAATATCTCCTACGGTCCCCAGGCGGGCCTGAAAAATGTTTCCATCGATATTCCGGACGGCCAGATTACCGCCATTATCGGCCCCTCGGGCTGCGGCAAAACCACCTTCCTGAAAAGCCTCAACCGCCTGATCGATCTGTATGACGGCATCAAGGTCGACGGCGAAGTGCTGATCGACGGCGAAAACATCTTCGATCCCAAAGCCGACGTGCTGGAGTTACGGAAGAAGGTCGGCTACCTGAGCCAGCGGCCGTTTCCGCTGCCGATGTCGATTTACGACAACATCACCTTCGGCCCGCGCATCCACGACATGAAACGCGACGCGATCCTCGATCGCCTTGCCGAACTGATGAAGCATCACCCGATGCAGGATTTCGACCCCGAAGCCGCCCTGCGCCAGGCGAAAGCCAAGAAAAAAGGCGAATTCGATCTGCTGGTCGAGTTCTACCTGCGTCTCGCCGGCCTCTGGGTCGAGGTGAAAGATCGCCTGGGCACCGCCGCCTCGCGGCTGTCGATCGGCCAGCAGCAACGTCTCGCGCTGGCGCGCACCCTGGCGGTCGAACCGGAAGTCATCCTGGCCGACGAACCGACCTCGGCGCTCGACCCCATTTCCGCCACCTTGATCGAACAACAGTTCCAACTGCTGAAACGCAACTATTCGATCATCGTCGTGACGCACATTCTGCGGCAGGCGCGCCGCATCGCCGACCACGTCCTGTTCTTCTATCTGGGCGAACTCATCGAGGAAGGGCCCGCGCAGGAATTCTTCGCCAATCCGAAAAATCCCAAGACCAAGGGCTACATTTCGGGCGAAATCGTCTGA
- the pstA gene encoding phosphate ABC transporter permease PstA translates to MRRRKLEEKIFKALMLASLAAIVAALGGIILVIVIRGAGALSLSMIFQTPKGGYYLGGGGGIANAIVGSIYLTLGASIISIALSLPIAFALQREYAGTTLGHITRLALDILWGTPSIVYGAFGFVIMVFFGLTASLLGGIIALSLLMLPIMTRAMEEIIRMIPIELKEISYSLGATKIETTLSVVFRQALPGIITGVMLAFGRGIGDAASILFTAGYTDFIPRSILDPVASLPLAVFFQIGTPLPEVQGRAYASALLLLIIVLVVNLAARLLNRRFSRNIIR, encoded by the coding sequence ATGCGCCGTCGCAAGCTCGAGGAAAAAATTTTCAAGGCCCTGATGCTCGCCTCGCTGGCCGCGATCGTGGCGGCGCTCGGCGGCATCATCCTGGTCATCGTCATCCGCGGCGCCGGCGCGCTCAGCCTGAGCATGATTTTCCAGACCCCGAAGGGCGGTTACTATCTCGGCGGCGGCGGCGGCATCGCCAATGCGATCGTCGGCTCGATCTACCTGACGCTCGGCGCGTCGATCATCTCGATCGCGCTAAGCCTGCCCATCGCCTTCGCCCTGCAGCGGGAATATGCCGGGACGACGCTCGGGCACATCACCCGCCTGGCGCTGGACATCCTCTGGGGGACGCCCTCGATCGTTTACGGCGCCTTCGGCTTCGTGATCATGGTTTTCTTCGGCCTGACCGCCTCGCTGCTCGGCGGCATCATCGCCTTGTCGCTGCTCATGTTGCCGATCATGACGCGCGCCATGGAAGAGATCATCCGGATGATCCCGATCGAGCTGAAGGAGATTTCCTATTCGCTCGGCGCGACGAAAATCGAAACCACGTTGTCGGTGGTTTTCCGGCAGGCCCTGCCGGGCATCATCACCGGCGTCATGCTGGCCTTCGGGCGCGGCATCGGCGACGCGGCCTCGATTCTCTTTACGGCGGGCTATACCGATTTCATCCCCCGTTCGATCCTCGACCCCGTGGCCTCGTTGCCCTTGGCCGTTTTCTTCCAGATCGGCACTCCCTTGCCCGAGGTGCAAGGTCGGGCGTATGCTTCGGCGTTACTTTTGCTGATCATCGTTTTGGTGGTCAATTTGGCGGCTCGCTTGTTGAACCGGCGGTTTTCGCGAAACATCATTCGGTAG
- the pstC gene encoding phosphate ABC transporter permease subunit PstC: MQLRRLKELLATRSMRLVVYFANSLVLLMVAGLYLKSRPILASKSLSHLLFSSTWHPLEGEFGFYPFIIGTIEITLIAMAIAVPICLLAAIYLSEYTTARYRESIRIVIDLMAGIPSVIYGLFGVIVIVPAVRDIGRFLGRSTTGYTLFSGGIILAIMVIPIITSVATEVMRTVPMEARETSLALGITRWEAVKHVVLKSALHGIFSAIVLGFARAFGETIAVMMVVGNVPRVPGSIFDPAYTLPALIANNYGEMMSIPLYDSALLLAALILLVVVGGFHLAAHLTLARLERRP, translated from the coding sequence ATGCAATTACGCAGGCTCAAGGAATTGCTGGCGACGCGCTCGATGCGGCTGGTGGTGTATTTCGCCAACAGCCTCGTCTTGCTGATGGTCGCCGGTTTGTACCTCAAATCGCGGCCGATCCTCGCCAGCAAATCCTTGAGCCATTTGTTGTTTTCCAGCACTTGGCACCCGCTGGAAGGCGAATTCGGCTTTTACCCCTTCATCATCGGCACCATCGAAATCACGCTGATCGCGATGGCGATCGCCGTCCCGATCTGCCTGTTGGCCGCGATCTACCTGTCCGAATACACGACGGCCCGCTACCGCGAAAGCATCCGCATCGTCATCGATCTGATGGCCGGCATTCCCTCGGTCATCTACGGCCTGTTCGGCGTCATCGTGATCGTGCCGGCCGTTCGCGATATCGGCCGCTTCCTGGGGCGGTCGACCACCGGCTACACCCTCTTCTCCGGCGGCATCATCCTGGCCATCATGGTCATTCCGATCATCACCTCGGTCGCAACCGAGGTGATGCGCACCGTCCCGATGGAGGCGCGCGAAACCTCGCTGGCGTTGGGCATCACCCGCTGGGAAGCGGTCAAGCACGTGGTGCTGAAGAGCGCGCTGCACGGGATTTTTTCGGCGATCGTCCTGGGCTTCGCCCGGGCCTTCGGCGAAACCATCGCCGTGATGATGGTGGTCGGCAACGTGCCGCGGGTGCCGGGTTCGATTTTCGATCCGGCCTACACCCTGCCGGCGCTGATCGCCAACAACTACGGCGAGATGATGTCCATCCCGCTCTACGATTCGGCGTTGCTGCTGGCGGCGCTCATTTTGTTGGTCGTGGTCGGCGGTTTCCACCTGGCGGCGCACCTGACGCTGGCCCGGCTTGAACGGAGGCCCTGA
- a CDS encoding PstS family phosphate ABC transporter substrate-binding protein, whose product MSKRFIALGILAVLAVGLCLFVACQPAANQPADQTAAKPAEPAGTVRVSGAWALYPMMVRWAEEYNKVHPNIRIDVSAGGAGKGAADALAKLVDIGMVSRAIKAEETAQGAFFVPVVKDAVFPTINSANPLVAKGLAEKGIKRQVFVDLYINKKELTWGDVIGVPVKDKVQVYTRSDSCGAAETWALYLGAKAQEALQGIGVYGDPGVAEAVRRDPMGLGFNNLNFAFDPKTGEPLPGIMVPPIDINENGKVDPEEMLSPKANAIKAVVSGVYPSPPARDLNLMTKDKFEGAAKDFVRWILTDGQKFVDEVGYIKLTDQSLADNLTKIGQ is encoded by the coding sequence ATGTCCAAACGATTTATTGCATTGGGGATCCTGGCAGTATTGGCTGTTGGTTTGTGCTTGTTCGTAGCTTGCCAGCCGGCGGCCAATCAACCCGCCGATCAGACGGCCGCCAAACCGGCCGAGCCAGCCGGTACGGTGCGGGTTTCCGGAGCTTGGGCGCTTTATCCGATGATGGTCCGTTGGGCCGAGGAATACAACAAGGTTCATCCGAACATCCGGATCGACGTTTCCGCCGGCGGCGCGGGTAAAGGCGCGGCGGACGCGCTGGCCAAGTTGGTGGATATCGGCATGGTTTCGCGGGCGATCAAAGCGGAAGAGACCGCTCAGGGCGCCTTCTTCGTTCCGGTGGTGAAGGACGCGGTGTTCCCGACGATCAACTCGGCCAATCCGCTCGTCGCGAAGGGCCTCGCCGAAAAAGGCATCAAGCGCCAGGTTTTCGTCGACCTGTACATCAACAAAAAGGAATTGACCTGGGGCGACGTCATCGGCGTGCCGGTGAAGGACAAAGTCCAGGTCTATACCCGTTCCGACTCTTGCGGCGCGGCCGAGACGTGGGCGTTGTATCTGGGCGCCAAGGCGCAGGAAGCATTGCAGGGCATCGGCGTGTACGGCGATCCGGGCGTGGCCGAAGCGGTGCGCCGCGATCCGATGGGCCTGGGCTTCAACAATTTGAACTTCGCCTTCGATCCGAAAACCGGCGAGCCGCTCCCCGGCATCATGGTTCCGCCGATCGACATCAACGAAAACGGCAAGGTGGACCCCGAGGAAATGCTGTCCCCGAAAGCCAACGCCATCAAAGCCGTCGTCTCCGGCGTCTATCCTTCTCCCCCGGCACGCGACTTGAACCTGATGACCAAGGACAAGTTCGAAGGCGCCGCGAAGGATTTCGTCCGTTGGATCTTGACAGACGGGCAGAAATTCGTCGATGAAGTAGGTTACATCAAATTGACCGACCAATCGCTGGCCGACAACCTGACGAAGATCGGCCAATAA